A genomic segment from Ptychodera flava strain L36383 chromosome 8, AS_Pfla_20210202, whole genome shotgun sequence encodes:
- the LOC139138859 gene encoding galactosylceramide sulfotransferase-like isoform X1, whose protein sequence is MVVIFCFVIQSKYFYLVIVALVCLTAVQYTLRSREVNVEPAHKQSPAYRRVNTNEQTAVRTVPWSTFQPPTTDSDVIEEKEKMDSRPSWLTDMTAYDRNCAPLYDIANIFNRKTGSTTVDTLLNRIATKHKVQFKAKIVYHEGEGYSGAFGTYHVDGSVGNVSLPAFWVNRKHRVLTQRENGTLHFTASDEAQLYQGIKSPRTILIAPVREPAAQFESAFNFFKLGKYVNCKNAACAPSVLREFLKKPEYYHKRMKNSMRDWRVARNSQAWHLGLENRYHDSPDVVENYFTMLERELDLVIITEYFDESLVLLKRLMCWKMEDILYIARRVSKKHSTLDPDLRQKIHQWNKADVKIYEIFNASLWRKIQQYGPDFDGTFKITAISGKLSLVNVTLSADFHSRLSGFWRPSVLL, encoded by the exons ATGGtcgttattttttgttttgtgatccaa TCAAAATACTTCTACCTCGTGATAGTCGCCCTGGTTTGCCTGACGGCTGTGCAATACACGCTAAGGTCCCGTGAGGTGAATGTTGAACCGGCGCACAAGCAAAG CCCCGCTTACAGGAGAGTTAATACGAACGAACAGACAGCAGTCAGAACTGTCCCATGGAGCACCTTCCAGCCCCCAACCACCGATTCTGACGTCATCGAGGAAAAGGAAAAAATGGACTCTCGACCCTCGTGGCTCACTGATATGACCGCATACGATAGGAATTGCGCCCCCCTGTACGACATTGCAAACATATTCAACCGCAAAACAGGCAGCACAACTGTGGACACTCTGCTCAATCGAATTGCCACGAAACACAAAGTTCAGTTCAAGGCGAAGATCGTCTACCACGAGGGGGAGGGCTACTCTGGAGCGTTTGGTACCTACCACGTCGACGGATCTGTTGGAAATGTTTCACTGCCCGCCTTTTGGGTGAACAGAAAACATCGTGTCCTAACACAAAGAGAAAACGGAACACTACACTTTACCGCCTCGGACGAGGCCCAGCTGTACCAGGGTATCAAATCTCCGCGGACCATTTTAATCGCGCCTGTTCGCGAGCCTGCTGCCCAATTTGAATCTGCGTTCAACTTTTTCAAGCTTGGCAAATATGTCAATTGTAAGAATGCAGCATGTGCGCCCTCGGTGTTGAGAGAGTTTTTAAAAAAGCCAGAATATTATcacaaaagaatgaaaaatagTATGCGAGACTGGCGAGTGGCAAGGAATAGCCAGGCGTGGCACTTAGGATTAGAAAACCGATATCATGACAGTCctgatgttgttgaaaattacTTTACGATGCTCGAACGGGAACTAGACCTCGTGATAATTACAGAATACTTCGATGAGTCCCTTGTCTTGTTGAAGCGGCTGATGTGTTGGAAGATGGAGGACATTCTATATATTGCCCGCAGGGTGAGCAAAAAGCACTCCACCCTGGATCCAGATCtgcgacagaaaattcaccaATGGAATAAGGCTGACGTAAAgatttatgaaatattcaacGCTTCCCTATGGCGTAAAATCCAACAGTACGGACCAGACTTCGATGGGACCTTCAAGATTACCGCAATCTCCGGGAAGTTGTCACTAGTGAATGTGACACTAAGCGCGGACTTTCACAGTCGACTGTCAGGCTTCTGGCGTCCTTCGGTTCTGTTGTGA
- the LOC139138859 gene encoding galactosylceramide sulfotransferase-like isoform X2, which yields MPWLKSKYFYLVIVALVCLTAVQYTLRSREVNVEPAHKQSPAYRRVNTNEQTAVRTVPWSTFQPPTTDSDVIEEKEKMDSRPSWLTDMTAYDRNCAPLYDIANIFNRKTGSTTVDTLLNRIATKHKVQFKAKIVYHEGEGYSGAFGTYHVDGSVGNVSLPAFWVNRKHRVLTQRENGTLHFTASDEAQLYQGIKSPRTILIAPVREPAAQFESAFNFFKLGKYVNCKNAACAPSVLREFLKKPEYYHKRMKNSMRDWRVARNSQAWHLGLENRYHDSPDVVENYFTMLERELDLVIITEYFDESLVLLKRLMCWKMEDILYIARRVSKKHSTLDPDLRQKIHQWNKADVKIYEIFNASLWRKIQQYGPDFDGTFKITAISGKLSLVNVTLSADFHSRLSGFWRPSVLL from the exons ATGCCGTGGCTAAAG TCAAAATACTTCTACCTCGTGATAGTCGCCCTGGTTTGCCTGACGGCTGTGCAATACACGCTAAGGTCCCGTGAGGTGAATGTTGAACCGGCGCACAAGCAAAG CCCCGCTTACAGGAGAGTTAATACGAACGAACAGACAGCAGTCAGAACTGTCCCATGGAGCACCTTCCAGCCCCCAACCACCGATTCTGACGTCATCGAGGAAAAGGAAAAAATGGACTCTCGACCCTCGTGGCTCACTGATATGACCGCATACGATAGGAATTGCGCCCCCCTGTACGACATTGCAAACATATTCAACCGCAAAACAGGCAGCACAACTGTGGACACTCTGCTCAATCGAATTGCCACGAAACACAAAGTTCAGTTCAAGGCGAAGATCGTCTACCACGAGGGGGAGGGCTACTCTGGAGCGTTTGGTACCTACCACGTCGACGGATCTGTTGGAAATGTTTCACTGCCCGCCTTTTGGGTGAACAGAAAACATCGTGTCCTAACACAAAGAGAAAACGGAACACTACACTTTACCGCCTCGGACGAGGCCCAGCTGTACCAGGGTATCAAATCTCCGCGGACCATTTTAATCGCGCCTGTTCGCGAGCCTGCTGCCCAATTTGAATCTGCGTTCAACTTTTTCAAGCTTGGCAAATATGTCAATTGTAAGAATGCAGCATGTGCGCCCTCGGTGTTGAGAGAGTTTTTAAAAAAGCCAGAATATTATcacaaaagaatgaaaaatagTATGCGAGACTGGCGAGTGGCAAGGAATAGCCAGGCGTGGCACTTAGGATTAGAAAACCGATATCATGACAGTCctgatgttgttgaaaattacTTTACGATGCTCGAACGGGAACTAGACCTCGTGATAATTACAGAATACTTCGATGAGTCCCTTGTCTTGTTGAAGCGGCTGATGTGTTGGAAGATGGAGGACATTCTATATATTGCCCGCAGGGTGAGCAAAAAGCACTCCACCCTGGATCCAGATCtgcgacagaaaattcaccaATGGAATAAGGCTGACGTAAAgatttatgaaatattcaacGCTTCCCTATGGCGTAAAATCCAACAGTACGGACCAGACTTCGATGGGACCTTCAAGATTACCGCAATCTCCGGGAAGTTGTCACTAGTGAATGTGACACTAAGCGCGGACTTTCACAGTCGACTGTCAGGCTTCTGGCGTCCTTCGGTTCTGTTGTGA